From Gimesia panareensis, the proteins below share one genomic window:
- a CDS encoding Gfo/Idh/MocA family protein: MSSLNVAVVGVGALGRHHARILAGLEGVNLCAVADTNPDQGQAIAEQHGTRWVANYRELFDSVDAVSLAVPTHAHLAIASEFLSQQIPVLVEKPIACNLAEAEELVRIADAHQTLLQIGHVERFNPATQAAFQRCPQPRFIRSERVSPYTFRSTDIGVIHDLLIHDIDLVLSLVQSPLSSVEAFGISVMGEHEDAVQARLRFQNGCIADLTASRICPVAKRTMQLWGVSGCVTVDFTSREVNSYRPSETLLYGTPPLERARKAGVNLEALKQEVFGTFLKVENPEVSSADALTAELSSFVEAIRSNTAPLVGGAQALEAMQVAERVLEAVNAHQWDGSEQGAVGPFIQFPSEQRRLAG, from the coding sequence ATGAGTTCATTGAATGTGGCCGTTGTCGGGGTAGGAGCTTTGGGACGTCACCATGCCCGGATTTTAGCCGGACTGGAAGGCGTCAATCTGTGTGCTGTCGCAGATACCAACCCCGATCAGGGACAGGCAATTGCTGAGCAGCACGGCACCCGCTGGGTAGCGAATTACCGTGAGCTGTTCGATTCTGTCGATGCGGTTTCACTGGCAGTTCCCACGCATGCCCACCTGGCGATTGCCAGCGAGTTTCTGTCGCAACAGATTCCCGTGCTGGTCGAGAAGCCGATTGCCTGTAACCTGGCGGAAGCGGAAGAACTGGTGCGGATTGCAGACGCTCACCAGACTCTGCTGCAGATCGGTCATGTGGAACGCTTCAATCCTGCTACCCAGGCCGCGTTCCAGCGCTGCCCCCAGCCACGCTTCATTCGCAGCGAGCGTGTCAGCCCTTATACCTTCCGTTCTACCGATATCGGCGTGATTCACGACCTGCTCATTCACGACATCGATCTGGTCCTGTCGCTGGTCCAGTCTCCCCTGTCGAGCGTTGAAGCATTCGGCATCTCGGTGATGGGCGAACACGAAGACGCCGTTCAGGCACGTCTGCGGTTCCAGAATGGATGTATCGCCGATCTGACTGCCAGCCGCATCTGTCCGGTCGCCAAGCGGACCATGCAGTTGTGGGGTGTTTCCGGATGCGTGACGGTGGACTTTACCAGTCGGGAAGTCAATTCGTATCGGCCTTCGGAAACCCTGCTGTACGGCACTCCGCCACTGGAGCGGGCTCGAAAAGCGGGAGTGAATCTGGAAGCATTGAAACAGGAAGTCTTCGGGACCTTCTTGAAAGTGGAAAATCCTGAAGTCTCTTCGGCAGATGCGCTGACCGCAGAGTTAAGCAGCTTCGTGGAAGCCATCCGCAGCAACACCGCACCGCTGGTGGGTGGGGCACAGGCTCTGGAAGCGATGCAGGTTGCCGAGCGGGTTCTGGAAGCCGTGAATGCCCATCAATGGGATGGCAGTGAGCAGGGAGCTGTGGGCCCGTTCATTCAGTTTCCCAGCGAACAACGCCGACTGGCCGGTTAA
- the bcp gene encoding thioredoxin-dependent thiol peroxidase: protein MATDSNVPEVGKRAPAFTLPAYPEGKIRLSQYKGEKNVLLYFYPKDNTPGCTTESCDFRDRVTTFKKNDTVILGISPDSVASHEKFATKFDLPFILLSDEDHAIAEKYGVWVEKSMYGKKYMGIQRATFLIGKDGKIAASWPKVKVNGHAEEVAQALKDLD from the coding sequence ATGGCTACCGATAGCAATGTACCCGAAGTTGGCAAGCGTGCTCCTGCTTTTACCCTCCCCGCCTACCCGGAAGGCAAAATCCGCCTCAGTCAGTACAAGGGCGAAAAAAATGTGCTCCTGTACTTCTACCCCAAAGACAATACTCCCGGCTGTACCACCGAGTCCTGTGATTTCCGGGACCGGGTCACCACATTCAAGAAGAACGACACCGTCATCCTGGGCATCAGTCCGGACTCCGTTGCGTCTCACGAAAAATTCGCCACCAAGTTCGACCTGCCTTTCATCCTGCTCTCTGACGAAGATCATGCGATCGCCGAGAAGTATGGTGTCTGGGTCGAAAAGAGCATGTACGGCAAGAAGTACATGGGCATCCAGCGCGCCACATTCCTGATTGGCAAGGACGGGAAAATTGCCGCATCCTGGCCCAAGGTGAAAGTCAACGGACACGCCGAAGAGGTCGCCCAGGCATTGAAAGATCTTGATTGA
- a CDS encoding endo-1,4-beta-xylanase has product MGNLRFLIAPNQVPEDWSDLHRAYLNAVDGRVFPTRVEVDGNILTFRRQTSQSCKLNIVWHVKDFGRPVVRTASLAERDDPYVLSLELARGKISTLKDQLSTWQIAGLVIPEALLKLHDEAFAAFSQAAVIQDQLERCSELADLALQKAHAAAELLVQLYARQRLTILHQRAQSLKLPVSLGCNLGELIPEATQRAQICQAFDAVNVDLVNWKKIELYEGEQNWDLCDRQVDWCEKNHLLIRGGCLLDFAPEGLPEWLESWKLDMVNFQSIVSHFIETAITRYTGSIRNWTLVSAMNTGGVFGLNEETRLTLTARAIEVAKQTDDSIQCFIRVEQPWGDYLSKGQHQLSPMQFVDAIDRLGVGLSGIDLELSIGYFPNGSHHHDMLDISKLIDKWSILNLPLHLTLAFPSDDTVINEKDKSISRVQESQWKTGWSEAAQAEWIDLYLPLLLAKPAVTGVYWSQFRDENSCRFPHSGLINQDGHAKPALDTITKYHRQYWRA; this is encoded by the coding sequence ATGGGCAACTTGCGCTTTTTAATTGCTCCCAACCAAGTACCTGAAGACTGGTCTGATCTTCACCGTGCCTATCTGAACGCCGTCGACGGTCGTGTTTTCCCAACGCGCGTGGAAGTCGATGGCAACATCCTCACCTTCCGGCGCCAGACGTCCCAAAGCTGCAAGCTGAATATTGTCTGGCATGTCAAAGACTTTGGTCGCCCCGTAGTGCGGACCGCTTCCCTGGCCGAACGTGATGATCCTTACGTGCTTTCACTCGAGCTGGCCCGCGGCAAAATTTCCACACTCAAAGACCAGCTCAGCACCTGGCAGATCGCCGGCCTGGTGATTCCCGAAGCCCTGTTGAAACTGCACGACGAAGCATTCGCCGCGTTCTCTCAGGCAGCCGTCATTCAGGATCAACTGGAACGCTGCTCAGAACTTGCTGACCTGGCGCTGCAGAAAGCCCATGCCGCAGCGGAACTGCTGGTTCAACTCTACGCACGTCAGCGGCTGACGATTCTGCATCAGCGTGCCCAGTCACTCAAACTGCCCGTCTCACTGGGATGTAACCTGGGGGAGCTGATTCCCGAAGCGACGCAACGGGCACAGATCTGCCAGGCCTTCGACGCCGTCAACGTGGATCTGGTCAACTGGAAGAAAATCGAACTGTATGAAGGCGAACAGAACTGGGACCTCTGTGATCGGCAGGTTGACTGGTGCGAAAAAAATCATTTGTTGATCCGGGGTGGCTGCCTGCTTGACTTCGCTCCCGAGGGGCTTCCCGAATGGCTTGAATCCTGGAAGCTGGATATGGTCAACTTCCAGAGTATCGTTTCACATTTCATTGAAACCGCCATCACTCGCTATACCGGCAGTATCCGCAACTGGACCCTGGTCTCCGCCATGAATACCGGCGGTGTCTTCGGCCTGAACGAAGAGACGCGTCTGACACTTACCGCCCGCGCCATTGAAGTCGCCAAGCAGACCGATGATTCGATTCAATGTTTCATCCGGGTGGAACAGCCCTGGGGAGACTATCTTTCCAAAGGCCAGCATCAGCTCTCCCCCATGCAGTTCGTGGATGCCATCGACCGCCTGGGAGTGGGGCTCTCCGGGATCGACCTGGAACTGAGTATCGGCTACTTCCCGAACGGCTCACATCACCACGATATGCTGGACATCTCGAAGCTGATCGACAAATGGAGCATTCTGAATCTGCCGCTGCACCTGACCCTGGCATTCCCCAGTGACGATACGGTGATCAACGAGAAAGACAAAAGCATCTCCCGCGTCCAGGAAAGTCAGTGGAAAACCGGCTGGAGTGAAGCCGCCCAGGCAGAATGGATCGATCTCTACCTGCCGCTGCTGTTGGCCAAACCGGCAGTGACCGGCGTCTACTGGTCGCAGTTCCGTGATGAGAATTCCTGCCGGTTTCCCCATTCGGGGCTGATCAATCAGGATGGCCACGCGAAGCCGGCACTGGACACAATCACGAAATATCATCGACAATACTGGCGCGCCTGA
- a CDS encoding phosphoribosylaminoimidazolesuccinocarboxamide synthase: MTSSAFTESTLTGVPVKRGKVRDVYDFGDRLLFVATDRISAFDWILSPGIPDKGRVLTQISRFWFERFTEVSNHLLSMNPADLPLPDDADLEALRGRCMVVRKTEVVPFECVVRGYLSGSGWKDYLANGAVCGIDLPAGLKQSDQLPEPLFTPATKAESGHDENVSFEVMSQAIGQELADSLREKSIQIYQQGSEYARERGIILADTKFEFGLLDGEPILIDEVLTPDSSRFWPAETYQPGGAQPSLDKQFVRDWLETTDWDKNSTPPVLPAEIVEKTREKYFEAYQMLTGEECTW; this comes from the coding sequence ATGACATCATCCGCTTTTACCGAAAGTACACTTACCGGCGTTCCTGTTAAACGGGGAAAGGTCCGCGATGTTTATGATTTTGGCGATCGGCTGCTGTTCGTGGCCACCGATCGGATCAGTGCGTTTGACTGGATTCTGTCACCGGGAATTCCGGATAAAGGGAGGGTTCTCACTCAGATCAGCCGCTTCTGGTTTGAGCGGTTCACCGAAGTTTCTAATCACCTGCTGAGTATGAATCCGGCGGATCTGCCGCTCCCTGATGATGCCGACCTGGAAGCACTCCGCGGACGCTGCATGGTGGTTCGTAAAACGGAAGTCGTTCCCTTTGAATGTGTGGTCCGCGGATATCTTTCCGGATCCGGTTGGAAAGACTATCTGGCCAATGGAGCTGTCTGCGGGATTGATCTGCCCGCCGGTCTGAAACAGAGCGATCAGCTGCCCGAGCCCTTATTCACGCCGGCGACCAAAGCGGAATCGGGACATGATGAAAATGTCTCTTTCGAAGTCATGAGTCAGGCCATCGGTCAGGAACTGGCAGACAGCCTGCGGGAAAAGAGCATCCAGATTTATCAGCAGGGATCCGAGTACGCCCGGGAACGCGGCATTATTCTGGCCGATACCAAATTCGAATTTGGACTGCTGGACGGGGAGCCAATTCTGATCGACGAAGTGTTGACTCCCGACAGCTCCCGGTTCTGGCCTGCGGAGACCTACCAGCCGGGAGGGGCACAGCCTTCGCTCGATAAACAGTTCGTGCGCGACTGGCTGGAGACGACCGACTGGGATAAGAACAGCACCCCGCCAGTATTGCCTGCGGAGATCGTAGAAAAAACACGTGAGAAATACTTTGAAGCGTACCAGATGCTGACCGGCGAAGAATGCACCTGGTAG
- a CDS encoding carboxylesterase family protein — protein MTVRLFPEFETSLSQWSRYVSRSGRLLLAGSLCLLVSLCYSLTAQAGEVEVEHGTILRGDVVPILGLTETLSSRLEGDAEVKLPPRKLEGYPIIMVDDGVVRYFVSRRTLTRINNDQDLSLYETFKLPQRVTGRGQMLKVVGSYENVTDFDKYGRRTVTLKTNRGMLPLLQGVTEITPHYLKITGLKQQWDLGMRTTSVKEEILDAMLKNSIDPLDPNERIAVARFYIQAGLYLPAGVEFARIEEDFPEYKEKLAGFVTELRTLQSQQLLNELEQRRKAGQHRLAQTALAKFPTDNVDQSILRQIREFENDYSHRRERIEKALFRLGELEAEVKDVKNRDLLQACRREVNSQLNYESIDRLGAFLNLENDDSLSAREKLALAYSGWIVGAANVVTNLDTALNLWTARAHVLEYLRNEDEQLDDNMIETLSKLEGVSTAVVKQMIPLLPPILDTPIRDPENAFPVQVTDPQAQVPVSYSVLLPLEYNPHHTYPMIVALRAAGSKAETELHWWGKYKNGPGQSQRRGYIVIAPEYLTEGKREYKDNASAHYAVIQAIRDARKRFSVDSDRIFLAGHGTGADAAFDIGMSHPGMFAGVIPIAGNSSAFNLHYWQNDKDLAWYIVGGELDRDTLEHNSLLVNRMLRRGYDVIYAEYKGRGYEHYYEEIHRLFDWMELHQRVKYPKEIEAKILRPLDNRYFWIRTDGFPRHILQGPEYVGNGRIRARPVTLGVSIKLGNVIYVKSGGKSYSLWLNPELVDFDKRLEVHVNNKTKFNDFLRPDMKAMLDDVRNRGDRQKLFDARLDF, from the coding sequence ATGACTGTACGATTATTTCCTGAATTCGAAACATCTCTGTCTCAATGGTCGCGGTACGTCTCCCGTTCAGGACGTCTGCTGCTGGCAGGTTCTCTCTGTTTGCTGGTGAGCCTGTGCTACTCTCTGACAGCCCAGGCAGGCGAAGTGGAAGTCGAGCATGGTACGATCCTCCGGGGTGATGTTGTACCGATACTGGGACTGACCGAAACACTGTCTTCCCGTCTGGAAGGCGATGCCGAAGTGAAACTGCCTCCCCGCAAGCTGGAGGGATACCCCATCATCATGGTCGATGATGGCGTGGTCCGCTACTTTGTCTCGCGGCGTACACTGACTCGCATCAACAACGATCAGGATCTCTCCCTGTATGAAACGTTTAAACTGCCTCAACGGGTAACGGGACGGGGGCAGATGCTCAAGGTGGTCGGTTCCTACGAAAATGTGACCGACTTTGACAAGTATGGTCGGCGCACGGTGACGCTGAAAACCAACCGGGGAATGCTGCCACTGTTGCAGGGGGTGACTGAGATCACGCCGCATTATCTGAAGATCACCGGCCTCAAACAGCAATGGGATCTGGGAATGCGGACCACTTCCGTCAAGGAAGAGATCCTGGATGCCATGCTGAAAAACTCCATTGATCCCCTGGATCCGAACGAACGCATCGCGGTGGCCCGTTTTTACATCCAGGCCGGCCTGTACCTGCCTGCGGGCGTCGAGTTCGCCAGGATCGAGGAGGACTTTCCGGAGTATAAAGAGAAGCTGGCGGGTTTTGTAACCGAGCTCCGCACACTGCAAAGTCAGCAGCTGCTCAATGAGTTGGAACAGCGACGTAAAGCGGGACAGCATCGCCTGGCACAGACCGCGCTGGCGAAGTTTCCCACGGATAACGTGGACCAGTCGATCCTGCGCCAGATTCGTGAATTCGAGAATGACTATTCGCATCGCCGCGAACGGATTGAGAAGGCACTCTTCCGACTGGGAGAGCTTGAGGCCGAGGTCAAAGATGTCAAGAACCGGGATCTGTTGCAGGCCTGCCGCCGAGAAGTCAACAGCCAGTTGAATTACGAATCCATCGATCGTCTGGGAGCGTTCCTGAATCTGGAAAACGATGATTCCCTGTCGGCACGGGAAAAGCTTGCTCTGGCCTATTCCGGCTGGATTGTGGGGGCGGCGAACGTGGTGACTAATCTGGATACAGCATTGAACCTCTGGACGGCCCGGGCACATGTGCTGGAGTACCTGCGCAACGAGGATGAACAGCTGGATGACAATATGATCGAGACGTTGTCGAAGCTGGAAGGTGTCTCAACTGCAGTGGTGAAACAGATGATACCGCTGCTCCCCCCGATTCTGGATACTCCGATCAGGGATCCGGAGAACGCGTTTCCGGTCCAGGTGACAGATCCCCAGGCCCAGGTTCCTGTTTCGTATTCGGTACTGTTGCCTCTGGAATATAATCCGCATCATACTTACCCGATGATTGTGGCCCTGCGTGCAGCCGGCTCGAAGGCGGAGACAGAACTGCACTGGTGGGGCAAGTACAAAAATGGGCCGGGGCAGTCACAGCGTCGCGGTTATATCGTGATTGCACCGGAATACCTTACAGAGGGGAAAAGAGAATACAAAGATAACGCGTCGGCTCATTATGCCGTCATTCAGGCGATCCGTGATGCCCGTAAACGGTTCAGTGTGGACTCGGATCGGATTTTTCTGGCCGGCCATGGTACCGGCGCGGATGCTGCCTTCGATATCGGTATGTCTCACCCGGGGATGTTTGCAGGAGTGATTCCCATTGCGGGGAACAGCAGCGCGTTCAATCTGCATTATTGGCAGAATGACAAAGATCTGGCCTGGTATATCGTGGGTGGCGAGCTCGACCGTGATACGCTGGAACACAATTCACTGCTGGTCAACCGCATGTTGCGCCGCGGCTACGATGTGATCTATGCCGAGTATAAAGGCCGCGGCTATGAGCATTATTATGAAGAGATCCACAGGCTGTTTGACTGGATGGAACTGCATCAGCGTGTGAAGTACCCGAAAGAGATCGAAGCGAAAATCCTGCGACCACTGGATAACCGATATTTCTGGATTCGCACCGACGGCTTCCCGCGCCATATTCTGCAGGGGCCTGAATACGTCGGAAACGGGCGGATTCGTGCCCGTCCAGTCACGCTGGGGGTCAGCATCAAACTCGGGAATGTGATCTATGTCAAATCGGGAGGCAAGTCGTATTCACTCTGGCTCAATCCGGAACTGGTCGATTTTGACAAACGACTGGAAGTGCACGTGAATAACAAAACCAAGTTCAACGACTTTCTGCGTCCCGATATGAAAGCAATGCTGGACGACGTGCGCAATCGAGGCGATCGGCAGAAGCTGTTCGACGCCCGGCTCGATTTTTAA